In bacterium, the DNA window GGCCGGGAACACGTTCCAGATCGAGTTCTGGGCCAGCGGCGGGTCTGGCGCGGTGTACTGCCGCACGCCGAATGGACTGGCGCAGATCACGAAGCAGAATAGTGATGGCCCGTGGACGGGCTGCCCCTAAAGTGGATGGTTCCATGAGACGTCGGCAGGCATTCACCCTGGTCGAGCTGATCGTGACGCTCGCGATCGTGGTAATTCTCGCAGCGATCGCGATTCCGGTGTACAACACCGTCCAAGCGCAGGCACAGATCAAAGCGGATATCGCGGAACAGAACGTGTTGGTCCAAGCGCTTTCCTCGTACTACGCGGTCAATGGCTGCTATCCGAACGGACCGCGCGGGACAGGCAATATGCCCACGAACCTCGGCCCGTACGTCGGCAATACGTGGCCCGGTAATATGACGTACGTGACATTCATGAATGGTGGCTGGGTCAACTCGAGTAGCGGTGCGGTGAATTACGTGGGGGTCCTCGCTAACAGTGTGCTCACGCAGTCGGGGTCGTGGACCGGCGGCACGGCAGTGTTTAATGGCGTGTCTACGGGCGCCACAGTACTGGAGTGCCCGTAAGGGATCGGCATGATGACACAGACGGTAGGTGAGGGCATGAAGAGAGTCTGGACAACCTTGGTTATTCTAGTCATCGCTGGGGGCCCCATCGCCGTCCAGGGGACCGGAGCGATGGCGCAGCCGAACCAGACTAGGCTGGTCTTACTCTCGGAGGCGACACAAACGCCGGTACCGGTCGCGTTGGCCGTAGGACAACCAGTTGTAGTCCGGATTGACGGTCGAACGCCCACAACGGTGGCGACAACCCCTCCAGAGATCGTTGACGCCATTTTGCGCGAGGGAGAGATCCTCCTTATCCCGCTGCACGAAGGGCAAACGATGCTCTCGATCGGGATTGGAAACGGTGTGAACGCAAAACTGGCCTTGGCTGTTGGAACCGCAGACGGCGTTCGTTTGATCACGCTTAGCGAGAACGTTTCGGCGACACAGGCGGCTGCGACGGCTCCAACCACGTCAGCCAGTGGCGCGAATATCGAGACATTTGTGTCGGGACTGTCAGACTCCCAGCGGCAAGCCTTGATCACGTATCTACAAGCGCCTTCGTTGTCGACCTTGAGTGTGTTGGTCCAGTCTCTGAATACGGCCCAGCAGCAGACGTTGGTGGATGTATTGGCAAATCGGGACGCGCTTGCTGGGACATTGCTGCAAGCACAAGGTGGAGAACCTGGGCCGGTAATGGCAGCTCCTGCACCGGCGATGGCAGGCCCGATCCACAGCGTTGTACCAGTAACACCAGTGGTCCCGTCGGCGCCTCGGCCGCAAGCGGAGCCTGGTGTAACTGTTAACGCTCCTTCGGGTATCGTGGTCCACGTGATCCAGACGAACACCAAGGGCGTGCTGTACTTGAGTTACGTGCTCCAGAATACTACCAAAACGGGCGTGCAGGCAGACCCGCATGAGATCCAGGTCGCCGGTGCGCGCGGCCCCGTGACGGTCCGGCAGATGGATATCGGTACTCCGAGCGAGATCGCGGCCGGCAGTATGGAAACCGGCATCATCGCACTCGTCCCGGACGGCGGGAAAGTGAATGTCACGTGGGGGCTGAGAGACGCTAACGGAAACGCCTTGACCGTCGAGGTCTCCATCGCAATAAAGTAGGGGGAGTGTCTCTTCGATAGGCAAGCGAAAAACCTCATTGTCCTAGGACAACGAGGTTTTTCGCTTGCAAGGGTCCGAGTGTCTATGAAACCGGGGGGATTACCTCTGGAAGCTGATCATCAACCTCTGGAATGGCCGTGTCCACCTCTTCTGGCACGTCTTCGCTGGTCTCTTCCGGTGTCCACGTAGCCCGCATAACCTCGCTGAGCGTGGTCTCGCCGGCTCGGACATGCAGTACGCCATCAGAGAGAAGCGTTGGGGTCTGAGTCCAGAGGCGGAGGTCTTGTTCGGTCGTCTGATCAGTAAGGCGCCCCCGCGCCTTCGGCGTCATCACCATCAACTCACCGATAGCCAGTCGACCCCGATATCCACCGTAGCAGCGCTCGCAGCCGTCTCCGCGCATTTCCGTATTTGCGAGCCCTAGCCGGTTCGCTAACTCGAGCTCGGCCCCTTCGTACGCGACAGGCCGCGCACACCCAGCGCCCGCCCCGGCGTTGGAAGGGGCACAGATCCGCCGGAGGAGCCGCTGGCCAAGCACGGCTTGGAGGGTGTCCGCTAGTAGGTGGGCCTCAACGCCCATGTGCATAAGCCGAGGGACCGCGCCCGGAGCCGTATTGGTGTGGAGCGTACTCAACACCAGGTGCCCGGTGAGCGCGGCATCGACGGCGACGGTCGCGGTTTCTTTGTCGCGAATCTCACCGACCATGATCACGTCCGGGTTCCGCCGGAGGAAGCTGCGCAGCATGAGCGCAAACGTTCGTGAACGATGGGCTTCCAAGACGCGGTCGTCCACAGACGTTTGAATGATCCCAGGGATCTTCTGTTCCACTGGGTTTTCCACAGTGTAGATGAACTTATCGGGGAACCGTTGATGGATACGACGTAGAAGCACAGCGAGGGTAGTAGATTTGCCACACCCCGTGGGGCCGGTGACCAGAACGAGGCCGTGAGGAAGCGTGCACAATTGGTCGAGTTGATCATGGATAGCAGACGTAAAACCCAGGTCATCAAGTTCTTGGTGCGCGATGTGGCCGAAAATCCTGACGACGGCGTCCTCGCCGCGGTCGTCAGGACCGACCTCGATCCTAAGGTCATATTTCGGGT includes these proteins:
- a CDS encoding type II secretion system protein — its product is MRRRQAFTLVELIVTLAIVVILAAIAIPVYNTVQAQAQIKADIAEQNVLVQALSSYYAVNGCYPNGPRGTGNMPTNLGPYVGNTWPGNMTYVTFMNGGWVNSSSGAVNYVGVLANSVLTQSGSWTGGTAVFNGVSTGATVLECP
- a CDS encoding ATPase, T2SS/T4P/T4SS family; its protein translation is MSPHSSANGDLGRSLRDILIGREYITVEQWDEAERLDTEDPLQALIARGWLHPTHLARARAARVGLEFRELTAAPDPRLGDALPADLRRSGRCAVLEVTPQSVVVAVADPTLQLRDEIATAIRPRRAEIVVVTQDRLPPPADALDDEIATLTVTNLQQDLSELTAAPHIVRLLSDIIDGGIAMGASDIHIADFGEGIGEARYRVDGKGTPGVRFQRRHLAGLISRIKLLARRDIAHHQTPQSGDMRWPSPENPKYDLRIEVGPDDRGEDAVVRIFGHIAHQELDDLGFTSAIHDQLDQLCTLPHGLVLVTGPTGCGKSTTLAVLLRRIHQRFPDKFIYTVENPVEQKIPGIIQTSVDDRVLEAHRSRTFALMLRSFLRRNPDVIMVGEIRDKETATVAVDAALTGHLVLSTLHTNTAPGAVPRLMHMGVEAHLLADTLQAVLGQRLLRRICAPSNAGAGAGCARPVAYEGAELELANRLGLANTEMRGDGCERCYGGYRGRLAIGELMVMTPKARGRLTDQTTEQDLRLWTQTPTLLSDGVLHVRAGETTLSEVMRATWTPEETSEDVPEEVDTAIPEVDDQLPEVIPPVS